In Rahnella aquatilis CIP 78.65 = ATCC 33071, one DNA window encodes the following:
- the nusB gene encoding transcription antitermination factor NusB, whose translation MKPAARRRARECAVQALYSWQLSKNDIADVELEFLTEQDVKDVDIAYFRELLAGVANSAEKLDALMAPYLSRQLDELGQVERAILRLALFELSKRQDVPYKVAINEAIELAKTFGAEDSHKFVNGVLDKAGPHIRKK comes from the coding sequence GTGAAACCTGCTGCTCGTCGCCGCGCCCGTGAATGTGCCGTTCAGGCGCTTTACTCCTGGCAGTTGTCGAAAAATGACATCGCCGATGTTGAATTAGAATTCCTGACCGAGCAGGATGTCAAAGACGTAGACATTGCCTATTTCCGTGAACTGCTGGCTGGTGTAGCAAACAGTGCTGAGAAACTCGATGCACTGATGGCGCCATATCTGTCCCGCCAGCTGGATGAACTGGGCCAGGTGGAAAGAGCGATTTTGCGTCTGGCTCTGTTCGAACTGAGCAAACGCCAGGACGTTCCTTACAAAGTGGCGATCAACGAAGCTATCGAACTGGCGAAAACCTTCGGCGCTGAAGACAGCCATAAGTTCGTCAACGGTGTGCTGGATAAAGCAGGTCCGCATATTCGTAAAAAATGA
- the ribE gene encoding 6,7-dimethyl-8-ribityllumazine synthase produces MNVIEGVVATPNARVAIAIARFNNFINDSLLSGAVDALKRIGQVSDDNITVVWVPGAYELPLATRALAESGKYDAVVALGTVIRGGTAHFEFVAGECSSGLSSVAMNSEIPVAFGVLTTESIEQAIERAGTKAGNKGAEAALTALEMINVIKAIKA; encoded by the coding sequence ATGAACGTTATCGAAGGTGTTGTAGCCACGCCTAACGCGCGCGTAGCGATCGCGATTGCTCGTTTTAACAATTTTATTAACGACAGCCTGCTTTCCGGCGCTGTTGATGCGTTGAAACGTATTGGTCAGGTCAGCGATGACAACATCACCGTAGTCTGGGTCCCGGGTGCATACGAATTGCCTCTGGCAACCCGCGCACTGGCTGAAAGCGGTAAGTATGATGCGGTTGTTGCACTTGGCACCGTGATCCGCGGGGGCACTGCCCACTTTGAATTTGTAGCGGGCGAATGCAGCTCTGGCCTGTCCAGCGTTGCCATGAACAGCGAAATCCCGGTTGCCTTTGGTGTGCTGACCACAGAAAGCATTGAACAAGCCATCGAACGCGCAGGGACAAAAGCCGGTAACAAGGGTGCAGAAGCTGCACTGACCGCGCTTGAAATGATTAATGTTATCAAGGCTATTAAGGCCTGA
- the secF gene encoding protein translocase subunit SecF has product MAQEYTVEQLNHGRRVYDFMRWDYWAFGISGFLLILSIAIIGVKGFNWGLDFTGGTVIEISLEKPADLDVMRASLEKAGFAEPLVQNFGSSRDIMVRMPPTKGETGGQELGAKVLSVINETTSQNAQVKRIEFVGPSVGADLAQNGAMALLVALIAILIYVGFRFEWRLAAGVVIALAHDVVITMGVLSLFHIEVDLTIVASLMSVIGYSLNDSIVVSDRIRENFRKIRRGTSYEIFNVSLTQTLHRTLITSGTTLVVILMLYLFGGALLSGFSLTMLIGVSIGTASSIYVASALALKLGMKREHMLQQKVEKEGADQPSILP; this is encoded by the coding sequence GTGGCACAGGAATATACTGTTGAACAATTAAACCACGGCCGTAGAGTCTATGACTTTATGCGCTGGGATTACTGGGCTTTCGGTATCTCTGGTTTCCTGTTGATCCTTTCTATCGCCATTATTGGCGTGAAAGGTTTCAACTGGGGTCTGGATTTCACCGGCGGTACGGTCATTGAAATCTCGCTGGAAAAACCTGCGGATTTGGACGTGATGCGCGCTTCGCTTGAGAAAGCAGGCTTTGCAGAACCGCTGGTACAGAATTTTGGTAGCAGCCGTGACATCATGGTTCGTATGCCACCGACTAAGGGTGAAACAGGCGGACAGGAACTGGGTGCTAAAGTTCTTAGCGTGATTAACGAAACGACCAGCCAGAATGCTCAGGTGAAACGTATCGAGTTCGTTGGCCCAAGCGTAGGGGCTGATTTGGCGCAAAATGGTGCTATGGCGCTGTTAGTGGCATTGATCGCTATCTTGATTTACGTTGGTTTTCGCTTCGAGTGGCGTCTGGCAGCAGGTGTTGTTATCGCGCTTGCTCACGACGTTGTGATCACCATGGGTGTGCTCTCGTTGTTCCATATCGAGGTTGACCTGACCATCGTCGCTTCGTTGATGTCAGTTATCGGTTACTCGCTTAACGACAGCATAGTGGTATCGGACCGTATTCGTGAGAACTTCCGCAAGATCCGTCGCGGGACATCTTACGAAATCTTTAACGTGTCGTTGACCCAGACGTTGCACAGAACATTAATCACATCCGGTACCACGTTAGTCGTGATCCTGATGCTGTATTTGTTTGGTGGTGCATTGCTGAGTGGTTTCTCACTGACCATGTTGATTGGTGTTTCAATCGGTACGGCTTCATCGATTTACGTTGCTTCGGCGCTGGCTCTGAAACTGGGCATGAAGCGTGAACACATGTTGCAGCAGAAAGTGGAAAAAGAGGGCGCCGATCAGCCTTCCATTCTTCCGTAA
- the thiL gene encoding thiamine-phosphate kinase → MACGEFDVITRYFNRFRTARQDVHLGIGDDCALLTVGEKQLLAVSTDTLVEGIHFLKTISPSDLGYKALAVNLSDLAAMGADPAWVSLALTLPEVNTDWLQAFSDSLFEQLNYYGMQLIGGDTTRGPLSMTLTIQGLVPAGRALTRSGAGIGDWIFVTGTLGDSAAGLAILLEQLNVTDTALREFLLKRHLRPSPRVLQGQALRDLATSAIDLSDGLISDLKHILNASECGARLDLDAIPLSAALNKVAGPEQALKWALTGGEDYELCFTVPEINRGALDAALSHLGVKFTCVGQIAPLSEGIKFMRSGVPVELEWQGFDHFAAEELL, encoded by the coding sequence ATGGCATGCGGCGAATTTGATGTAATCACTCGCTACTTTAACCGTTTCAGAACTGCCCGGCAGGATGTGCATTTGGGCATTGGTGATGATTGTGCCTTACTGACGGTTGGCGAGAAGCAGCTATTAGCAGTCAGCACCGATACGCTGGTCGAAGGCATCCATTTTCTAAAAACGATTTCACCGTCTGACCTGGGCTATAAAGCGCTGGCGGTCAACCTGAGCGATCTGGCGGCCATGGGCGCGGACCCGGCCTGGGTTTCGCTGGCACTGACGTTGCCGGAAGTGAACACCGACTGGTTGCAGGCATTCAGCGACAGTCTGTTTGAACAACTTAATTATTACGGCATGCAGCTGATTGGCGGCGACACCACGCGTGGCCCGCTGAGCATGACGTTAACTATTCAGGGGCTGGTGCCTGCGGGACGTGCGTTAACCCGTTCCGGTGCAGGCATCGGCGACTGGATCTTTGTGACCGGAACGCTCGGTGACAGCGCCGCAGGGCTGGCTATTTTGCTGGAACAGCTAAATGTCACTGATACCGCCCTCCGCGAATTCCTGCTCAAACGCCATCTGCGGCCTTCGCCACGCGTTCTGCAAGGGCAGGCGCTGCGCGATTTAGCGACGTCAGCCATCGATCTCTCCGACGGGCTGATTTCGGATCTTAAACATATACTCAATGCCAGCGAATGCGGCGCGCGGCTTGATTTGGATGCGATCCCGTTATCGGCTGCATTGAATAAGGTTGCCGGCCCGGAGCAGGCGCTGAAATGGGCGCTGACCGGAGGTGAGGATTATGAACTTTGCTTCACGGTGCCGGAAATTAACCGCGGCGCGCTGGATGCGGCGCTGAGCCATCTGGGTGTCAAATTTACCTGTGTCGGGCAGATTGCGCCGCTTTCAGAAGGTATTAAGTTTATGCGTTCAGGCGTGCCGGTAGAACTGGAATGGCAAGGTTTTGACCACTTTGCCGCAGAGGAATTGTTGTGA
- the ribD gene encoding bifunctional diaminohydroxyphosphoribosylaminopyrimidine deaminase/5-amino-6-(5-phosphoribosylamino)uracil reductase RibD, with translation MSPEQPAEQQLAENHADERYMARAFELARRGRFTTTPNPNVGCVIVLNGEIVGEGYHLRAGEPHAEVHALRMAGEKAKGATAYVTLEPCSHHGRTPPCADALLAAGIARVVAAMQDPNPEVAGRGLYRLKQNGVDVSHGLMHPQAEAVNLGFLKRMRTGFPYVQLKMGASIDGRTAMASGESQWITSAAARADVQRFRAESSAILSTSATVLADNPSLNVRWSELGSDVQAIYPEKNLRQPLRIILDSQNRVTPQHQLMNLPGEVWLARLETDTQVWPESVEQWRVAGRDNRIDLVLLMMQLAKRQINCIWVEAGAQLAGALLQAGLVDELIVYMAPKLLGDNGRALCELPGLQHLADAPEFIFSDIRQVGPDLRLRLKPVY, from the coding sequence ATGTCGCCTGAACAACCTGCAGAACAACAACTCGCCGAAAATCATGCTGATGAACGCTACATGGCGCGGGCTTTCGAGCTTGCTCGACGCGGCCGTTTCACGACCACACCTAATCCCAACGTCGGTTGTGTCATTGTTTTAAATGGCGAAATCGTCGGTGAGGGTTATCATTTGCGTGCCGGCGAACCCCATGCCGAAGTCCACGCATTACGTATGGCCGGTGAGAAAGCGAAAGGGGCCACAGCCTATGTGACGCTGGAGCCATGCAGTCATCATGGTCGGACGCCGCCATGTGCTGATGCCTTACTGGCGGCAGGTATCGCCCGCGTCGTTGCCGCGATGCAGGATCCTAACCCGGAGGTCGCGGGGCGTGGTTTATACCGCCTGAAACAAAACGGAGTGGATGTCAGCCACGGGCTGATGCATCCGCAGGCTGAAGCGGTGAACCTCGGTTTCCTGAAACGTATGCGTACCGGTTTTCCTTATGTTCAGCTCAAAATGGGCGCGTCTATAGATGGCAGGACCGCGATGGCCTCGGGCGAAAGCCAGTGGATAACGTCAGCGGCTGCCCGCGCTGACGTTCAGCGTTTTCGTGCTGAAAGCTCGGCTATTCTGAGCACCAGTGCGACGGTTCTCGCGGACAATCCTTCGCTTAATGTACGCTGGAGCGAACTGGGCAGTGACGTGCAGGCGATTTATCCCGAGAAAAATCTGCGTCAGCCGCTGCGGATTATTCTCGACAGCCAGAACCGCGTAACGCCACAGCATCAGCTGATGAACTTACCTGGTGAAGTATGGCTCGCACGGCTGGAAACTGACACACAAGTCTGGCCGGAGTCCGTCGAACAATGGCGCGTGGCGGGGCGCGATAACCGCATTGATCTGGTTCTGCTGATGATGCAACTGGCGAAACGTCAGATAAATTGCATCTGGGTGGAGGCAGGCGCGCAACTGGCCGGTGCCTTATTACAAGCCGGTCTGGTTGATGAATTAATCGTTTATATGGCCCCTAAGTTATTGGGCGATAATGGTCGCGCACTGTGTGAACTGCCAGGATTGCAACATCTGGCGGATGCGCCTGAATTCATTTTCAGTGATATCCGCCAGGTTGGCCCTGACTTACGTTTGCGCCTGAAACCGGTGTATTGA
- the nrdR gene encoding transcriptional regulator NrdR — protein sequence MHCPFCAAVDTKVIDSRLVGDGSQVRRRRQCLVCHERFTTFEVAELVMPRVIKSNEVREPFNEDKLRGGFLKALEKRPVSSDDVETAISHIKSQLRATGEREIPAKMIGNLVMDALKGLDKVAYIRFASVYRSFEDIREFGEEIARLQD from the coding sequence ATGCATTGCCCATTTTGTGCCGCTGTTGATACTAAAGTCATCGATTCCCGTCTGGTAGGCGATGGATCGCAGGTCCGCCGTCGCCGTCAGTGCCTGGTGTGTCATGAGCGTTTCACCACGTTTGAAGTGGCGGAACTGGTGATGCCGCGCGTCATTAAAAGCAATGAGGTTCGTGAACCGTTCAACGAAGACAAACTTCGCGGTGGCTTTCTGAAAGCACTGGAAAAACGTCCGGTCAGTTCTGATGACGTCGAAACGGCCATCAGCCACATTAAGTCGCAGCTGCGCGCGACAGGTGAACGTGAAATTCCGGCCAAGATGATCGGCAATCTGGTGATGGACGCCCTGAAAGGGCTGGATAAAGTCGCGTATATTCGTTTTGCGTCGGTGTATCGCAGCTTCGAAGATATTCGTGAATTTGGTGAAGAGATCGCCCGTCTTCAGGATTAA
- a CDS encoding DUF3251 domain-containing protein has product MTKHPRLLLACATLFSLTGCATQNSQIPALKTEVGQLNQKLQRLTDLAIALEQQTTLNRQSDNGVYLLPAAKSAALLKSNIGELSVQLTRIAPDASGVQAVLEIKNNAGQPLPPFTASLSWGQLDPVTGKPLTVDMQTQTLTVEPDLLPGPVKTVDVKFNQVTVETLGFVQLHNIVATPPSPVVTK; this is encoded by the coding sequence ATGACAAAACACCCACGCCTTTTGCTGGCCTGCGCCACATTGTTCAGCCTGACGGGCTGCGCGACGCAAAATTCACAAATACCGGCGTTGAAAACAGAAGTCGGTCAGCTTAATCAAAAGCTGCAACGCCTGACGGATCTGGCCATCGCACTGGAGCAGCAAACTACGCTAAACCGTCAGTCAGATAATGGTGTCTATTTGTTACCGGCGGCCAAAAGTGCCGCCTTGCTCAAAAGTAACATTGGTGAATTAAGCGTTCAGCTGACCCGCATCGCTCCGGATGCCAGCGGCGTACAGGCTGTGCTGGAAATCAAAAATAATGCCGGACAGCCATTGCCGCCATTTACGGCTTCCCTGAGCTGGGGGCAGCTCGATCCGGTGACAGGCAAGCCGCTGACTGTCGATATGCAAACCCAGACCCTTACCGTCGAGCCAGATCTCCTGCCGGGCCCGGTGAAAACAGTCGATGTGAAGTTTAATCAGGTCACCGTCGAAACTCTGGGATTTGTTCAGTTGCATAATATCGTGGCGACACCGCCGTCCCCGGTTGTAACAAAGTAA